The window TTCCTTTCTTGAATAAATCCATACCTGTATTCCCCACTTTTTGAAGAAATATTTTTAATTGAATAGCTTGCCCCTTCAATAGTATAATTTCGATTTCCTGCTGCTTTTATAGTGCCAGATGTATTTACCTTCATTTCATCTGTAAAATCCACCCAGTCAACTATCTTGGCAGTTCCCCTTGTAGTCTCCTTGAGATCAGGATGTCCAGGGTCAACACCTGTGTCTATTATTGCAATAACCTGTCCCTGGCCCTGTGCTCCTATGGGAAGAACATCTTTTACATTCATTTCATTAATAGTGACTTCCAGGCTTTTTCCTGGATTAGCACCTGTATAGTCGACCCTTGAAAAATTTAAAGATTTTTGAGCAGGGGAAGCTGGCAATGGCGACCCATAAGTTGAAACATGGGTTAGAGATGAAAGGGATAAACCTCTGAGCCCTTCTACCTGTTCAATATAACTAATTATTCCTCGGGAATTGACAATAAAGTGAATATTCTTTGGCAATCCACCAGCAAGCTCTGACAAGCTTATTTGCTTTTTATCCCTGTAAGCTGCAAGTGACCCACTATAATTAAAAAAGTGGTCTTCTCCGGCAATTTCAATCCTCATTCGACTGCCAACGGTATCCAAGCCCTTAAGCATTCCCGCAAACTCAAGGGCATCACCCCTGGCTTCAAGCATTCGAACAATAAAGGCAGCTGCCTGACCCCTGGTTGTAAGCTCAGCAGGCCTAAAGGATCCGTCTGGATACCCGCTGGTAAGATTTAGAGTTAGGGCCTTTGCTACGGGATCCCTTGCCCACCCGGGAATTTCATTTTCATCACTAAATCCAAGGTCAGATGTTGTCTCAAAGGCACTAGAAACCTTTAGAGTTCTTACAAGCATTGCTGTTAACTCATCCCTTCTAATTGGCCTCTCAGGTCTAAAGGTTCCGTCTTCATAACCATTAATTATGCCAAGCTCATAGGCAAGCTCAATATATCCCTTTGCCCAATAAGCAGATGGGATATCCCTGAAAGCTGAGGGAACATTATACAGGTTATAGGCCTCTTCATCTAAATTAAGACTGCTGATTATGATTTTGCTGAATTCCGCCCTGGTGATACTGCGGTTAGGCCTGAAGCTCCCATCATGATACCCACCAATAATTCCCTTGGCAGATAACAGGTCAATCTCCTGAACTGCCCAGTGGTTACGGGTATCAGAATAAGCAGGGGTATAACCTGGAAAAGCAGCTAAGATAAATAATGCTAAAGCTATGATAATATGCAGTTTTTTTATTGAGTTGATAAATTGTTGCATATACACACCCGTTCAATAGTATTATATTACTGCCCTATTCCTGAGTATAATAATTCAATGGTATCTGCAGATAGTGCTGTCAAGTCACCATCTGCTGTTTCCAGTCCATTAAGTATTGTGCAGCTGCCAAAATAGCTTATTACTCCAGCTATTATCCTGGCAATTAGAGATGGGTCAAGGTCCTTAAGCTCATCCCTTTTAATCCCATCTATAACATTGTTTTGTAAGAACTGGAGCTTTTGTTTTTCCAGATCCAAAAACCATTTTTTAAAATCATCATCAAGTGGAGGATGCTCTGCCAGGAAAACTTGAGCCATTTCTTTATGCTCTAAAATAAATCTTAGATGGGCTTCAAGTATATAACTTACCTTTTCTTTAAATGTATACCTTTTTTCTATGTCAGCCATGATTTTTTCCAAATAAAGGTTATGAATATACTTAAACATTTCCTGGAACAAATCCTGCTTACTTTTAAAATATTCGTAAACCGTCCCCTTGCCAATCTTGGCCTCAATTGCAATTTCTTCAACCCTGGCATGGTAAAAGCCCTTACATGCAAAAACCTTAATAGCTGCCTCTAAAATTTGTTCCCTTTTGCCAGAGCTTTCTAATTTGGGGACACTCCTTGATGCCTTATCAGAGGTGTGACCCCTTTCCTTATTATCGGCCATTACTCATTCCACCAAGGTCAAAAAGTCCATGCTGCAGCATGGCAGCAGCTAAATTATAATCATAAATTGCTGATAGTAATTCAGTTTTTGCATTATCTAGCTCACCACTTGCTCTTTCAATATCTAGGAGGGTTGCCATCCCCACTTCATGCCTTAACTTAGTTAGACGATAACTCTCCCTGGCTTGTTCCACAGATTTCTCCATTAATTTATATCTTTCTTTTGCTGCTTCAGTATTTAGGTAAGCCTTTCTAATTTTCAAGTCTAGCTCCTGGTCAGCATTTTGCAGCTTCAATTTAGCCATGTTATAGTCTCTTTCTGCTTCCTGGTATGTGTAAACATTAGGTGTATAGTAACCTTTTGCAAGATTGAAGGCTTCAGTCTGGACCTTATAGCTTTCATGGAGCTGAATATAGGTTATGTCTTTTTCTTTAGCCATTTCTTTTATTTCATCAAGGTTAAACTCCACAGGTGCAAAGCTAAAGCTGCTGGTTAGCTTTACCTCATCATCTAAAGCTAACCCTATAAGGTTATTAAAATCCATGCGGGCCTGCTGTAAGGCATTTTTAGCAAAGGTCACAGCCAGCTCCTGGGAAGCAGCTAGAACTTCTGCACCAAGGACATCAACCTGGGCATTAACCCCCACATCAAGGCCCACTTTAGCTAATCTCAATTGCTCCCTGGCCCTTGATAAAGAATCTATGGAATTTTGCAGCTCTCTTTCAGCCTTTAAAACCCCGTAATATGCATTTTCTACCTGGAACTTAACCAGGTTGGTTCTAAATTCAAGGCCTTTATCTGAAAGAACTTCTAACATTTCCATGGTTTTTGGCAGTACCCTTTCAGCCAGGTATACATCATAGCTATATAATCCTGGCATGCCAGGCATTTTTCTTAAATCATTAATATCTTTTGCATCTCTCCTGGCTTTTCTTAAATCCGCCCTGGCCTGTTCATGCTCTATTTTAGCCACGGCTATATCTGGGTGCTTTTCTACGGCCATTTTAATGCTTTCCTCTAGGGTTAGAGATATTACTTTTTTCTGTTCTGATGCTGCCTTACCGGCAGTCTCAACTGCATCACCGGCAGTACCATCTGCTGCATTAGTTGCTGCAACTGCCGCTCCCTGGTCCACGTCACCCTTTACAGCTCCTACCGGCAGCAGGAATAAAGCAAAAACTAGCGCCAGAACTGCGGTCTTTAAAAGCGAACCTTTTAATTTCATTTCTCCTACCTCCTTTAATGTACGGGGACACACCTCTTTTTAAACTACGGCTAAACCCTGAGGAATGTCCCCAATTTATGTACGGGGACACACCTCTTTTTAAACTACGGCTAAACCCTGAGGAATGTCCCCAATTTATGTACGGGGACACACCTCTTTTTAAACTACGGCTAAACCCTGAGGAATGTCCCCAATTTATGTACGGGGACACACCTCTTTTTAAACTACGGCTAAACCCTGAGGAATGTCCCCAATTTATGTATGGGGACACACCTCTTTTTAAACTACGGCTAAACCCTGAGGAATGTCCCCAATTTATGTATGGGGACACACCTCTTTTTAAACTACGGCTAAACCCTGAGGAATGTCCCCAATTAACTTCCTACTTCCTACTTCCAACCTCTAACTTCCGATTGCTGAGGAATGTTTATGAACCTGCATCCACCTTAAATTGATTGTCTTCCCAGCCTATCTTTCTTCTAGTCCAATTCCCAAGGTCATCGAACAACGTGTATACAACTGGTATTAATACCAGGGTGAAAATTGAAGATACCAGTAAGCCTGCTACCACAGCTGTTGCCATGGGGGCAGCCACTTCTGCTCCCACTCCAATACCTAA of the Desulfitibacter alkalitolerans DSM 16504 genome contains:
- a CDS encoding TetR/AcrR family transcriptional regulator translates to MADNKERGHTSDKASRSVPKLESSGKREQILEAAIKVFACKGFYHARVEEIAIEAKIGKGTVYEYFKSKQDLFQEMFKYIHNLYLEKIMADIEKRYTFKEKVSYILEAHLRFILEHKEMAQVFLAEHPPLDDDFKKWFLDLEKQKLQFLQNNVIDGIKRDELKDLDPSLIARIIAGVISYFGSCTILNGLETADGDLTALSADTIELLYSGIGQ
- a CDS encoding TolC family protein; its protein translation is MKLKGSLLKTAVLALVFALFLLPVGAVKGDVDQGAAVAATNAADGTAGDAVETAGKAASEQKKVISLTLEESIKMAVEKHPDIAVAKIEHEQARADLRKARRDAKDINDLRKMPGMPGLYSYDVYLAERVLPKTMEMLEVLSDKGLEFRTNLVKFQVENAYYGVLKAERELQNSIDSLSRAREQLRLAKVGLDVGVNAQVDVLGAEVLAASQELAVTFAKNALQQARMDFNNLIGLALDDEVKLTSSFSFAPVEFNLDEIKEMAKEKDITYIQLHESYKVQTEAFNLAKGYYTPNVYTYQEAERDYNMAKLKLQNADQELDLKIRKAYLNTEAAKERYKLMEKSVEQARESYRLTKLRHEVGMATLLDIERASGELDNAKTELLSAIYDYNLAAAMLQHGLFDLGGMSNGR